In Carya illinoinensis cultivar Pawnee chromosome 10, C.illinoinensisPawnee_v1, whole genome shotgun sequence, one DNA window encodes the following:
- the LOC122279394 gene encoding uncharacterized protein LOC122279394 translates to MAMDASATSGGLVGLKDKESMVDPFLVEALHNPRHRLTVLRMELDIQRFLSIPDQQQFEFPHFPTSYLRLAAHRVAQHYGLRTMAQDIGLDGQGNRILVRKIGESRYPAVCLSEIPANQPENDKSEKIKIAIRLRPNRASANGANDVGLKRSPVRSVEERKEEYDRARARIFRCPSSPDSDDTFSQIPTDGKNIFLSKDETEGSRNSTIYLEKNTYVKDAGSSSRVAIFRDREKDRTDPDYDRSYERYVRNLPANQNYNLVPFNMQKGQHPFVQYDTGFSQLGQMPRTLNYRPPTNAVVSPFCAMGSNQASGDAAYMMQWPSAVMMYAQSYEPFRQAVFQAPLCQQPLTFEYSQNH, encoded by the exons ATGGCCATGGACGCCTCTGCTACCAGTGGCGGCCTTGTTGGGCTCAAAGATAAGGAGTCAATGGTGGACCCCTTCCTGGTTGAGGCTCTCCATAACCCTCGTCACCGTCTCACCG TTTTACGAATGGAACTCGATATCCAGAGGTTTCTGAGCATTCCTGATCAACAGCAATTTGAGTTCCCACATTTTCCTACTTCCTACCTTCGACTCGCTGCACATCGTGTTGCTCAACACTATGGCCTGCGAACTATGGCTCAGGATATTGGCTTAGATGGTCAGGGAAATCGAATTTTGGTGAGGAAAATAGGAGAAAGCAGATACCCTGCTGTCTGTTTATCTGAAATACCTGCAAATCAGCCAGAAAATGATAAATCTGAGAAGATTAAAATTGCCATCCGGCTTAGGCCAAACAGAGCATCTGCAAATGGAGCTAATGATGTTGGACTCAAACGAAGTCCTGTGAGAAGTGTGGAAGAGAGGAAGGAGGAGTATGACAGGGCACGGGCCCGCATCTTCAGGTGTCCTAGCAGTCCCGACTCAGATGATACATTCTCTCAGATCCCAACTGatgggaaaaatatttttttgagcaaGGATGAGACTGAAGGTAGCAGGAACTCTACGATTTATCTAGAAAAGAACACTTATGTCAAGGATGCTGGTTCTTCTTCTCGAGTTGCCATTTTTAGAGACAGGGAAAAGGATCGTACTGATCCAGACTATGATCGGAGTTATGAGAG GTACGTTAGAAACCTTCCAGCCAATCAAAACTATAACTTAGTGCCTTTCAATATGCAAAAGGGCCAACATCCATTTGTGCAGTATGATACTGGTTTTTCTCAGTTGGGTCAGATGCCAAGGACACTCAACTACAGGCCTCCTACAAACGCTGTTGTGAGCCCTTTTTGTGCCATGGGATCGAATCAGGCATCTGGAGATGCTGCGTACATGATGCAGTGGCCGAGTGCTGTAATGATGTATGCACAGTCATATGAGCCATTTAGACAAGCTGTTTTCCAG GCTCCACTCTGTCAGCAGCCACTGACCTTTGAATATTCACAGAATCATTGA
- the LOC122278114 gene encoding transcription factor MYBC1-like has product MREEDSNWFSRWEEELPSPEELMPLSQTLITPDLALAFDIRSPNNINNNTPTQPQAPPQSQSQPSPSNPLPASATTPPHPNSAEFASDSTELGSGAGGEEPARTLKRPRLVWTPQLHKRFVDAVAHLGIKNAVPKNIMQLMSVDGLTRENVASHLQKYRLYLKRMQGLSTGSGGAGGGGGAGGLAATADPATDHLFASSPVPPHFLHPGRPNSDFLPFVPVAALQHHHHQQQQQQMAAVAAAAAHPQLQQQFHRQVGHFGSPPSGQFEHPFLSRQSQPLHRMGTPVHNSVPGYAEDLESANGTGGRKVLTLFPTGDD; this is encoded by the coding sequence ATGAGGGAGGAGGACTCGAATTGGTTCTCCAGATGGGAAGAAGAGCTCCCATCCCCTGAAGAGCTCATGCCCCTCTCCCAAACCCTAATCACCCCTGATCTTGCTTTGGCTTTCGATATCCGAAGCCCCAataacatcaacaataacaccCCCACCCAACCACAAGCCCCACCCCAATCCCAGTCTCAACCCTCTCCTTCGAATCCTTTGCCCGCTTCAGCCACCACTCCTCCCCATCCCAACTCAGCGGAATTCGCTTCCGATTCCACCGAGTTGGGATCTGGGGCCGGTGGCGAGGAGCCGGCCCGCACGCTTAAGCGGCCTCGGCTTGTATGGACGCCACAGCTCCACAAGCGCTTTGTTGACGCTGTGGCGCACTTGGGGATCAAGAATGCTGTGCCCAAGAACATAATGCAGCTGATGAGTGTGGATGGGCTAACTAGGGAGAACGTCGCCAGCCATTTGCAAAAGTACCGTCTTTATCTCAAGCGAATGCAGGGACTATCCACCGGCAGCGGTGGAGCAGGTGGCGGGGGTGGCGCCGGTGGATTGGCTGCCACAGCTGACCCCGCCACTGACCATTTGTTCGCGAGCTCCCCCGTGCCGCCGCATTTTCTGCATCCTGGTCGCCCCAATTCGGACTTCTTGCCATTTGTTCCGGTGGCTGCCTTGCAGCACCATCATCACCAGCAACAGCAGCAACAGATGGCGGCGGTTGCAGCGGCGGCAGCCCACCCGCAGCTGCAACAGCAGTTTCACAGGCAGGTGGGGCATTTCGGGTCGCCACCAAGTGGGCAATTTGAACATCCATTTCTGAGTAGGCAGTCACAGCCTTTGCATAGGATGGGAACGCCAGTGCACAATTCAGTACCGGGGTATGCGGAGGACTTAGAATCGGCTAATGGGACAGGAGGGAGGAAGGTTCTTACTCTATTTCCAACTGGGGATGATTGA